Proteins from one Nitrobacteraceae bacterium AZCC 2146 genomic window:
- a CDS encoding NAD+ kinase (product_source=KO:K00858; cath_funfam=2.60.200.30,3.40.50.10330; cog=COG0061; ko=KO:K00858; pfam=PF01513,PF20143; superfamily=111331) — protein sequence MPARSLDDARAIVPLPYQAAAKACDFMNPSKRYDRIAFVASTSVEAQEALAQLTQAYGNTDPNEADVIVALGGDGLMLKTLHDHMRSGKPIYGMHRGTVGFLMNEFSAHDLHARLAAARDTVIHPLLMRATDVHGAVHVHHAINEVYLFRQTHQTARLRILIDERERMAELIADGILVATPAGSTAYNLSAQGPILPINAALLALTPISAFRPRRWRGALLPNTAFVVIEVLEADKRPVAAVADHDEARDVRRVEILSDKTISMRMMFDPGHSLEERILSEQFGY from the coding sequence TGCGATTTCATGAACCCGTCCAAGCGCTATGACCGGATCGCCTTTGTCGCCAGCACCAGCGTGGAAGCGCAGGAGGCGCTGGCGCAGCTGACGCAAGCCTATGGCAACACCGACCCCAACGAGGCCGACGTCATCGTCGCGCTCGGCGGCGACGGATTGATGCTGAAGACGCTGCACGACCATATGCGCTCGGGAAAACCGATCTACGGCATGCACCGCGGCACCGTCGGCTTCCTGATGAACGAGTTCAGCGCCCACGATCTGCACGCCCGCCTCGCCGCCGCGCGCGACACCGTGATCCACCCGCTGCTGATGCGCGCCACCGACGTCCACGGCGCCGTGCACGTCCACCACGCCATCAACGAGGTCTACCTGTTTCGCCAGACCCATCAGACGGCGCGGCTGCGGATTCTGATCGACGAACGCGAGCGGATGGCCGAGTTGATCGCCGACGGCATCCTGGTGGCGACGCCCGCCGGCTCCACCGCCTACAACCTGTCGGCGCAGGGACCGATCCTGCCGATCAACGCCGCCCTGCTGGCGCTGACCCCGATCAGCGCGTTCCGGCCGCGGCGCTGGCGCGGCGCGCTGCTGCCCAACACCGCCTTCGTGGTGATCGAGGTGCTGGAGGCCGACAAGCGCCCGGTCGCCGCCGTGGCCGACCACGACGAGGCCCGCGATGTCCGCCGCGTCGAGATTCTTTCCGACAAGACCATCTCGATGCGGATGATGTTCGACCCCGGCCACAGCCTCGAGGAACGCATCCTCAGCGAACAGTTCGGATATTGA